A region from the Mercenaria mercenaria strain notata chromosome 7, MADL_Memer_1, whole genome shotgun sequence genome encodes:
- the LOC128558320 gene encoding uncharacterized protein LOC128558320 — MEESQQPRHMIFLILVRREATNPDNLVRRITGSKCYTLSGKTAVKWGTDNEEKARYKYVETEKANHKHMKVTTFILPELVTRKLEHSYMPSNENESMDETGQNVDEKELWCLCQEPEYGRMIKCVNEDCPTQWFHYECVNIRRCPRGKWVCPECSEAQD, encoded by the exons ATGGAAGAATCACAGCAACCAAGGCACATGATATTCTTGATTCTTGTAAGAAGGGAGGCTACTAATCCTGATAATCTTGTGCGACGAATCACTGGCAGTAAGTGCTACACGTTATCTGGAAAAACTGCTGTGAAATGGGGAACTGATAATGAGGAGAAAGCAAGATATAAGTATGTTGAAACAGAAAAAGCTAACCATAAACATATGAAAGTGACAACT tttattctgcCTGAACTGGTCACACGCAAACTGGAACATTCTTACATGCcatcaaatgaaaatgaatcAATGGATGAAACTGGTCAAAATGTTGATGAAAAGGAACTTTGGTGTCTTTGTCAAGAACCAGAGTATGGTCGTATGATCAAGTGTGTAAATGAAGACTGCCCTACTCAATGGTTCCATTATGAGTGTGTTAATATTAGAAGGTGCCCAAGAGGAAAATGGGTGTGTCCTGAATGCTCAGAGGCACAGGATTAG
- the LOC123533453 gene encoding uncharacterized protein LOC123533453, whose translation MWLVSFLQNSLPAFSSVCSEDVVLIVLMKLRLNVQNYDIAARFDISPTTVSEILNRCIPIIAKQLKFMIHWPEKEDIIRTLPKVFKPKCRNARTIIDCTEIFIERPGNLTARASTWSNYKHHNTLKYLVAITPLGAISFISRAFGGRTSDKIVTQRSGFLDLLENGDLVLADRGFLISEEVTSRNCFLAIPAFTKGQSQLTQQQVETSRAMSRVRIHVERAIGRLKNFKILSTLMSISMVPHCDSILTICSAICNLQPKLVK comes from the coding sequence ATGTGGTTGGTATCATTCCTTCAGAACAGTCTTCCAGCTTTCTCCTCAGTATGTAGCGAGGATGTTGTTCTTATTGTTCTTATGAAACTAAGACTTAATGTACAGAATTATGACATAGCCGCCAGATTTGACATTTCACCTACTACTGTGTCAGAAATTTTGAACAGGTGTATTCCTATAATTGCAAAGCAGTTAAAATTTATGATTCACTGGCCTGAAAAGGAAGACATTATTAGAACACTGCCCAAGGTATTTAAGCCAAAATGCAGAAATGCTAGAACCATCATTGACTGCACAGAAATTTTCATTGAAAGACCAGGAAATTTAACTGCGCGGGCATCCACTTGGTCCAACTACAAGCATCATAATACTTTAAAATATCTTGTGGCAATTACTCCATTGGGTGCAATATCATTCATTTCGCGGGCATTCGGCGGAAGGACATCAGACAAAATTGTTACACAAAGGAGTGGGTTTCTGGATTTACTTGAGAATGGAGATCTCGTGTTAGCTGATAGAGGATTTCTAATCAGTGAAGAAGTCACCTCGAGAAACTGTTTTCTTGCTATACCAGCATTTACTAAAGGACAGTCACAATTAACTCAACAACAGGTTGAAACTAGTAGGGCTATGTCACGTGTGCGTATTCATGTGGAAAGAGCAATAGGTAGACTGAAGAATTTCAAAATCCTCAGCACACTTATGTCGATAAGCATGGTTCCCCATTGTGATAGTATTTTAACAATTTGTTCAGCCATTTGCAATCTTCAACCAAAACTTGTAAAGTAA